One Kineococcus radiotolerans SRS30216 = ATCC BAA-149 DNA window includes the following coding sequences:
- the efeO gene encoding iron uptake system protein EfeO, producing the protein MSRPRLLLALAASPLLLLAACGGGDAGGSSDASAAGTVHVSLTDDGCTAEPSSVPAGSTTFEVVNDGAGAVTEAELVNAGGRIVGERENLTPGLSASFSLDLEAGDYTVQCPNAATESSPFTVTGASATPSTTASATGDPLFAAATRGYQDYVRAQVADLVTATGAFAAAVEAGDVERAKALYGPARAPYERVEPVAESFGDLDPLIDARVADVEDPATWGGFHRIEQALWVDGTTAGMTPVARELVAHVAELDELVATTTYQPADLANGASALLDEVAASKVTGEEEAYSHLDLLDFAANVEGARRAFDLLTPALQVTDPELVADLTTRFDAVTASLAPYRQGESYVSYTTLSPEQVRMLATGVDALAEPLSTVSGKVVGAASR; encoded by the coding sequence GTGTCCCGACCGCGCCTCCTGCTCGCCCTCGCGGCCAGCCCCCTCCTGCTCCTCGCCGCCTGCGGGGGCGGCGACGCCGGGGGCTCCTCCGACGCGTCCGCCGCCGGGACGGTGCACGTCTCCCTCACCGACGACGGCTGCACCGCCGAGCCCAGCTCCGTCCCCGCGGGGTCGACCACCTTCGAGGTCGTCAACGACGGCGCCGGTGCCGTCACCGAGGCCGAGCTGGTCAACGCCGGCGGCCGCATCGTCGGTGAGCGGGAGAACCTCACCCCCGGGCTGAGCGCCAGCTTCTCCCTGGACCTCGAGGCCGGCGACTACACCGTGCAGTGCCCGAACGCCGCGACCGAGAGCTCCCCGTTCACCGTGACCGGGGCGAGCGCCACCCCGTCCACCACCGCGTCCGCCACCGGGGACCCCCTCTTCGCCGCCGCCACCCGCGGCTACCAGGACTACGTGCGGGCCCAGGTCGCCGACCTCGTCACCGCCACCGGCGCCTTCGCGGCCGCGGTCGAGGCCGGCGACGTCGAGCGGGCCAAGGCGCTCTACGGCCCGGCCCGCGCGCCCTACGAGCGCGTCGAACCCGTCGCCGAGAGCTTCGGGGACCTCGACCCGCTCATCGACGCCCGCGTGGCCGACGTCGAGGACCCCGCCACCTGGGGCGGCTTCCACCGCATCGAGCAGGCGCTGTGGGTCGACGGCACGACCGCGGGCATGACCCCGGTCGCCCGGGAGCTCGTCGCGCACGTCGCCGAGCTCGACGAGCTCGTGGCGACCACGACCTACCAGCCGGCCGACCTCGCCAACGGGGCCAGCGCCCTGCTCGACGAGGTCGCCGCCTCCAAGGTCACCGGGGAGGAGGAGGCCTACTCCCACCTGGACCTGCTCGACTTCGCCGCCAACGTCGAGGGCGCGCGCCGGGCCTTCGACCTGCTCACCCCCGCCCTGCAGGTGACCGACCCCGAGCTCGTCGCCGACCTGACGACCCGGTTCGACGCGGTCACCGCCTCCCTGGCGCCCTACCGGCAGGGCGAGAGCTACGTCTCCTACACGACCCTGTCCCCGGAGCAGGTGCGGATGCTCGCCACCGGGGTCGACGCCCTCGCCGAACCGCTCTCCACGGTGTCCGGCAAGGTCGTCGGCGCCGCGAGCCGGTGA
- a CDS encoding DUF4236 domain-containing protein: MPFSFRWSKALGRGLRLNAGRSGVSLTKRLGRATVSTTGRVSVRLGKGLSWRGKLW; the protein is encoded by the coding sequence GTGCCGTTCTCGTTCCGCTGGTCCAAGGCACTGGGCAGGGGCCTGCGGCTGAACGCCGGGAGGTCGGGCGTGAGCCTCACCAAGCGGCTCGGCCGCGCGACGGTGTCCACCACGGGCCGGGTGAGCGTGCGCTTGGGGAAGGGCCTGAGCTGGCGGGGCAAGCTCTGGTGA
- a CDS encoding CDGSH iron-sulfur domain-containing protein, protein MSSEPRQRVVITGDGPHLVEGPVEIVLPDGSRTVSERPVTALCVCYRSTLYPICDTSHRRRRRPTRPETPEEPS, encoded by the coding sequence GTGTCGTCTGAACCCCGCCAGCGCGTCGTCATCACCGGCGACGGGCCCCACCTCGTCGAGGGACCCGTGGAGATCGTCCTGCCCGACGGGAGCCGGACGGTCTCCGAGCGCCCCGTGACGGCGCTGTGCGTCTGCTACCGCAGCACCTTGTACCCCATCTGCGACACCAGCCACCGGCGCCGTCGGCGCCCCACCCGCCCCGAGACCCCGGAGGAACCGTCGTGA
- a CDS encoding O-acetylhomoserine aminocarboxypropyltransferase/cysteine synthase family protein, translating into MSNEQSSPARREATGADDRAWGFRTRAVHAGAVPEPTTGARAVPIFQTTSFVFEDAADAANLFALQKYGNIYSRISNPTVAALEERIASLEGGLGALACASGQAAEFLVFAALAGAGDQIVASNNLYGGTVTQLDVTLRRFGVDTVFVAPEPDAVRAAITEKTRFVFTELVANPSTVIADIRALADVAHEAGIPLVVDATTATPYLCRPIEHGADIVIHSATKFLGGHGTTLGGVVVDAGTFPWDNGKFPAMTEPVASYGGLSWWGNFAEYGFLTKLRSEQLRDIGATLSPHSAFLLLMGVETLPQRMREHVANAKAVAEWLEADERVSWVRYSGLPTHPHHERARRYLPEGPGAVFSFGVVGGRAAGERFIESCQLCSHLANIGDARTLVLHPASTTHQQLSPDQLTAAGVPEDLIRISVGLEDVEDVLWDLDQALTAAVGGNR; encoded by the coding sequence GTGAGCAACGAGCAGAGCAGCCCCGCACGTCGAGAGGCCACCGGGGCCGACGACCGCGCGTGGGGCTTCCGCACCCGGGCCGTGCACGCCGGGGCCGTCCCCGAGCCCACCACCGGGGCCCGCGCGGTGCCGATCTTCCAGACGACGAGCTTCGTCTTCGAGGACGCCGCCGACGCCGCCAACCTCTTCGCCCTGCAGAAGTACGGCAACATCTACTCCCGCATCTCCAACCCGACGGTCGCGGCGCTGGAGGAGCGCATCGCCTCCCTCGAGGGCGGCCTCGGCGCGCTGGCCTGCGCCAGTGGGCAGGCCGCGGAGTTCCTCGTCTTCGCCGCCCTCGCCGGGGCCGGCGACCAGATCGTCGCCTCGAACAACCTCTACGGCGGCACCGTCACCCAGCTCGACGTGACGCTGCGCCGCTTCGGGGTCGACACCGTGTTCGTCGCCCCCGAGCCCGACGCGGTGCGCGCGGCCATCACCGAGAAGACCCGCTTCGTCTTCACCGAGCTCGTCGCCAACCCCTCCACGGTCATCGCCGACATCCGCGCCCTGGCCGACGTCGCCCACGAGGCCGGGATCCCGCTCGTCGTCGACGCCACCACCGCCACGCCCTACCTGTGCCGGCCCATCGAGCACGGCGCGGACATCGTCATCCACTCCGCCACGAAGTTCCTCGGCGGGCACGGCACCACCCTGGGCGGGGTCGTCGTCGACGCGGGCACGTTCCCCTGGGACAACGGCAAGTTCCCGGCCATGACCGAGCCGGTCGCCTCCTACGGGGGGCTGAGCTGGTGGGGCAACTTCGCCGAGTACGGCTTCCTCACCAAGCTGCGCAGCGAGCAGCTGCGCGACATCGGCGCGACGCTGTCCCCGCACTCGGCCTTCCTGCTGCTCATGGGCGTGGAGACCCTGCCCCAGCGCATGCGCGAGCACGTCGCCAACGCCAAGGCGGTCGCGGAGTGGCTGGAGGCCGACGAGCGGGTCTCCTGGGTCCGCTACTCCGGGCTGCCCACCCACCCCCACCACGAGCGCGCCCGGCGCTACCTGCCCGAGGGGCCCGGGGCGGTGTTCTCCTTCGGCGTCGTGGGGGGACGCGCCGCGGGCGAGCGCTTCATCGAGAGCTGCCAGCTGTGCTCGCACCTGGCCAACATCGGCGACGCCCGCACCCTCGTGCTGCACCCGGCCTCCACGACCCACCAGCAGCTCTCCCCCGACCAGCTCACCGCCGCCGGGGTGCCCGAGGACCTCATCCGGATCAGCGTGGGGCTG
- a CDS encoding thioredoxin family protein, which yields MIVELFSSAFCGPCRAARAVLGEASRLVPRARVEEVDVAADTSRAEAAGVLSTPTVVVRTEDGTEVFRASGAPTLPQLLAAMGRAS from the coding sequence GTGATCGTCGAGCTGTTCTCCTCCGCCTTCTGCGGTCCGTGCCGCGCGGCCCGGGCCGTCCTGGGCGAGGCCTCCCGCCTCGTCCCGCGCGCCCGGGTGGAGGAGGTCGACGTCGCCGCCGACACCTCGCGGGCCGAGGCCGCGGGGGTCCTCAGCACACCCACGGTCGTGGTCCGCACCGAGGACGGCACGGAGGTCTTCCGCGCCAGCGGCGCCCCGACCCTGCCCCAGCTGCTCGCCGCGATGGGCCGCGCGAGCTGA
- a CDS encoding iron-containing redox enzyme family protein gives MTDTLPDVSTAPALPRARGPLSEAVLSRLRGGALPVVDVAGADPWGEDLQLALYTCYELHYRGFAGVDDDLEWDPALLGLRAGLEREFAAAVRAAVPGGDDLAGEIAALVAADDGEGGVSHHLRETGEPWQFREYIAMRSVYHLKEADPQAWVIPRLEGAAKAALVTVEHDEYGAGRGERMHARLFGDMMLELGLSDAYGAYLDHAPAEVLAEVNLMSMFGLHRKLRGALVGQFAVVELTSSPGSKRLVDAARRLDLGPATEHFYAEHVEADAVHEQVVRHGIIEPLVAEDPAMAADVVFGMQAATALDERLGRHLMATWAERRSALLVPLDADAHR, from the coding sequence GTGACCGACACCTTGCCCGACGTGAGCACCGCCCCCGCCCTGCCCCGGGCCCGGGGACCGCTCAGCGAGGCGGTGCTGTCGCGCCTGCGCGGGGGTGCCCTCCCCGTCGTGGACGTGGCCGGTGCGGACCCGTGGGGCGAGGACCTCCAGCTGGCCCTCTACACCTGCTACGAACTGCACTACCGCGGTTTCGCCGGCGTCGACGACGACCTCGAGTGGGACCCCGCCCTCCTCGGCCTGCGCGCCGGGCTGGAACGGGAGTTCGCCGCCGCGGTGCGGGCCGCGGTCCCCGGCGGGGACGACCTGGCCGGGGAGATCGCGGCCCTCGTCGCCGCCGACGACGGCGAGGGCGGCGTCTCGCACCACCTGCGCGAGACCGGCGAACCGTGGCAGTTCCGCGAGTACATCGCGATGCGCTCGGTCTACCACCTGAAGGAGGCCGACCCGCAGGCGTGGGTCATCCCCCGCCTGGAGGGGGCGGCGAAGGCGGCCCTGGTCACGGTGGAGCACGACGAGTACGGCGCCGGCCGCGGGGAACGCATGCACGCGCGCCTCTTCGGCGACATGATGCTCGAACTCGGCCTCAGCGACGCCTACGGCGCCTACCTCGACCACGCCCCGGCCGAGGTGCTCGCCGAGGTGAACCTGATGTCGATGTTCGGGTTGCACCGCAAGCTCCGCGGGGCCCTCGTCGGGCAGTTCGCCGTCGTGGAACTCACGTCCTCCCCGGGGTCGAAGCGGCTCGTCGACGCCGCCCGCCGCCTGGACCTCGGACCCGCCACCGAGCACTTCTACGCCGAGCACGTCGAGGCCGACGCCGTCCACGAGCAGGTCGTGCGGCACGGCATCATCGAACCCCTCGTCGCGGAGGACCCGGCGATGGCCGCCGACGTGGTGTTCGGGATGCAGGCCGCGACCGCCCTCGACGAACGGCTCGGACGCCACCTCATGGCCACCTGGGCCGAGCGGCGCTCCGCGCTGCTGGTCCCCCTCGACGCGGACGCGCACCGGTAG
- a CDS encoding HemK2/MTQ2 family protein methyltransferase, giving the protein MLLRLPGTYPAQGDTHLLTRTLVELDLARGRDVLDVCTGGGAVALAAARAGARTVTAVDLSHRAVLTARANARLARVRVQVRRGDLFEPVRDRRFGLVLANPPYVPAATDRLPRHRPGRSWDGGIDGRAVLDRICEGVAGVLTPGGRFLLTQSTLAGEEPTLTRLAENGFSAAVVARAPEPFGPVMRRREAMLRERGLLGPGQEHEELVVIEARLPVVLPSVAEQCGRAEGFGSVV; this is encoded by the coding sequence GTGCTGCTGCGACTCCCCGGTACCTACCCCGCGCAGGGGGACACCCACCTCCTGACCCGCACCCTGGTCGAGCTCGACCTGGCCCGGGGGCGCGACGTGCTCGACGTGTGCACCGGCGGCGGGGCCGTGGCCCTGGCCGCGGCGCGCGCCGGGGCCCGCACGGTGACGGCCGTCGACCTCTCCCACCGGGCCGTGCTGACCGCGCGGGCCAACGCCCGGCTGGCCCGGGTGCGCGTGCAGGTGCGCCGCGGCGACCTCTTCGAGCCGGTCCGGGACCGGCGCTTCGGCCTCGTCCTCGCCAACCCGCCCTACGTCCCGGCCGCGACCGACCGGCTGCCGCGCCACCGCCCCGGGCGCTCCTGGGACGGCGGGATCGACGGCCGCGCCGTCCTGGACCGGATCTGCGAGGGCGTGGCCGGGGTCCTGACCCCCGGTGGCCGCTTCCTGCTGACCCAGTCGACGCTCGCCGGGGAGGAGCCCACCCTCACCCGGCTCGCGGAGAACGGGTTCTCGGCCGCGGTGGTCGCACGCGCGCCCGAGCCCTTCGGGCCGGTCATGCGCCGGCGCGAGGCCATGCTGCGCGAGCGCGGCCTGCTCGGCCCCGGCCAGGAGCACGAGGAACTGGTGGTCATCGAGGCCCGGCTCCCCGTCGTCCTGCCCTCCGTCGCCGAGCAGTGCGGGAGAGCGGAGGGTTTCGGCAGTGTCGTCTGA
- the dnaG gene encoding DNA primase, translating into MAGRIHPDDLQAVKERVRLDEVVGEQVALRSGGVGSFKGLCPFHDERTPSFTVRPVTGRWRCFGCGESGDAIEFVMRIDGLGFADAVERLAQRAGVQLRYVDDGGRSTQRPASDAGQRQRLLEMHRVAEEFYGQQLAAPGPAETARGFLAERGFSREDAARFGVGFAPNTGDALLRQLRAKGFGEEELVTSGLAGQGQRGLYDRFRGRLVWPIRDVGGHTVAFGARRLFDDDRIEAKYLNSPETPVYKKSQALYGLDLAKREISRTKRVVVVEGYTDVMACHLSGVGTAVATCGTAFGEDHARIVQRMLGEADGSAEVVFTFDGDAAGQKAALKAYELDQRFSAQTYVAVAPAGQDPCELRLSAGEAAVAQLVEGRVPLFEFAIRSTIERFDLNSDAGRLAALDAAAPIVGAIRDRGLQQRYAINLDRWTGFLDERFVLDRVRAHSGARPAQQPGRPAAAVAPAPPRLPAADPRDPVAQLERQVLSCVLQAPWAVADVFDSLEADAFGAPGHRAVHDAVTAAGGPGEAPQGPAWLARVLDYADGPVAGLVDELAASDLPVSNEEELERWGRQLVAALVGQSATRAVADARRTLQRLDPTSQAEEYAAVSAELFRLEAARRTWQERAQGA; encoded by the coding sequence GTGGCGGGGCGCATCCATCCAGACGATCTGCAGGCGGTCAAGGAGCGGGTCCGGCTCGACGAGGTGGTGGGGGAGCAGGTCGCCCTGCGCTCCGGCGGGGTCGGTTCCTTCAAGGGGCTCTGCCCCTTCCACGACGAGCGCACCCCCAGCTTCACCGTCCGTCCCGTCACCGGGCGCTGGCGCTGCTTCGGCTGCGGGGAGTCCGGGGACGCCATCGAGTTCGTCATGCGCATCGACGGCCTCGGCTTCGCCGACGCCGTGGAGCGCCTGGCCCAGCGGGCCGGGGTGCAGCTGCGCTACGTCGACGACGGCGGCCGCAGCACCCAGCGCCCGGCCAGCGACGCCGGGCAGCGGCAGCGGCTGCTGGAGATGCACCGGGTCGCGGAGGAGTTCTACGGGCAGCAGCTGGCCGCGCCCGGCCCGGCCGAGACCGCCCGGGGGTTCCTCGCCGAGCGGGGGTTCAGCCGCGAGGACGCCGCGCGCTTCGGGGTGGGGTTCGCCCCCAACACCGGCGACGCGCTGCTGCGGCAGCTGCGCGCCAAGGGTTTCGGCGAGGAGGAGCTGGTCACCTCCGGGCTGGCCGGGCAGGGTCAGCGCGGTCTCTACGACCGGTTCCGCGGGCGCCTGGTGTGGCCGATCCGCGACGTCGGCGGGCACACCGTGGCCTTCGGGGCGCGCCGGCTGTTCGACGACGACCGCATCGAGGCGAAGTACCTGAACTCCCCCGAGACCCCCGTCTACAAGAAGTCCCAGGCGCTGTACGGGCTGGACCTGGCCAAGCGCGAGATCTCGCGCACCAAGCGGGTCGTCGTCGTCGAGGGCTACACCGACGTCATGGCCTGCCACCTCTCCGGGGTGGGGACGGCCGTCGCGACCTGCGGGACGGCGTTCGGGGAGGACCACGCCCGGATCGTGCAGCGGATGCTGGGGGAGGCCGACGGGTCCGCGGAGGTCGTGTTCACCTTCGACGGCGACGCCGCGGGGCAGAAGGCCGCCCTGAAGGCCTACGAGCTCGACCAGCGGTTCAGCGCCCAGACCTACGTCGCGGTCGCCCCCGCCGGGCAGGACCCCTGCGAACTGCGGCTGTCGGCCGGGGAGGCGGCGGTGGCGCAGCTGGTCGAGGGCCGGGTGCCGCTGTTCGAGTTCGCCATCCGCTCCACCATCGAGCGGTTCGACCTGAACTCCGACGCGGGCCGGCTCGCCGCGCTCGACGCGGCCGCCCCCATCGTCGGGGCCATCCGCGACCGCGGTCTACAGCAGCGCTACGCCATCAACCTCGACCGCTGGACGGGGTTCCTCGACGAGCGGTTCGTCCTGGACCGGGTGCGGGCGCACTCCGGCGCCCGGCCCGCGCAGCAGCCCGGCCGCCCCGCCGCGGCCGTGGCGCCGGCCCCGCCCCGGCTGCCCGCCGCCGATCCGCGCGACCCCGTCGCCCAGCTGGAGCGGCAGGTCCTGTCCTGCGTCCTGCAGGCCCCCTGGGCCGTGGCCGACGTCTTCGACTCCCTGGAGGCCGACGCGTTCGGCGCCCCCGGGCACCGGGCCGTGCACGACGCCGTCACCGCCGCCGGCGGCCCGGGGGAGGCGCCGCAGGGCCCGGCGTGGCTGGCGCGCGTCCTCGACTACGCCGACGGCCCCGTCGCGGGGCTCGTCGACGAGCTGGCGGCCAGCGACCTGCCGGTGTCCAACGAGGAGGAGCTCGAGCGCTGGGGGCGCCAGCTCGTCGCCGCCCTCGTCGGGCAGTCGGCGACCCGCGCGGTCGCCGACGCCCGCCGCACCCTGCAGCGGCTGGACCCCACCAGCCAGGCCGAGGAGTACGCAGCCGTCTCGGCGGAGCTGTTCCGGCTGGAGGCCGCCCGGCGGACCTGGCAGGAGCGGGCCCAGGGCGCCTGA
- a CDS encoding DUF6221 family protein, with the protein MSNREDIVPFIRARYDADEDAARSLAPGAWRFEGGAVLDEAGPVARVEEGADAVGRHVARHDPASVVRGLAVRRALFDVHNTSPIDDTAWFLLRVMASEYRQHDDFRPEWAVIG; encoded by the coding sequence GTGAGCAACCGCGAGGACATCGTCCCCTTCATCCGCGCCCGCTACGACGCCGACGAGGACGCCGCCCGGAGCCTCGCACCGGGAGCGTGGCGCTTCGAGGGCGGCGCGGTCCTCGACGAGGCCGGGCCCGTCGCCCGGGTCGAGGAGGGGGCCGACGCCGTCGGGCGGCACGTCGCCCGCCACGACCCGGCCTCCGTCGTCCGCGGTCTCGCCGTCCGCCGGGCCCTGTTCGACGTCCACAACACGTCGCCGATCGACGACACGGCCTGGTTCCTGCTGCGGGTCATGGCCAGCGAGTACCGCCAGCACGACGACTTCCGGCCCGAGTGGGCCGTGATCGGCTGA
- the efeU gene encoding iron uptake transporter permease EfeU, with the protein MLATFVVGLREGLEASLIVGIVAAFLVQRGERRALRPVWAGVLLAVALCVGAAAALQAATRQLPQRQQEQLETVLALAAVAVVTYMIVWMTRHARSMRADLEHAATSALGRGSSRALVAMAFLAVLREGLETSVFLLATYRASGRHVEGALGASLGLLLAVALGYLVYRGGVRLDLGRLFRVTGVLLVLVAAGLVVSAAHTAHEAGWLLVGQQRALDLSALVEPGTVRAALFTGVLGWQPRPTVAEVVGWLAYALPVLVVVLRPRATPTPAPRSVPA; encoded by the coding sequence GTGCTCGCCACGTTCGTCGTCGGACTGCGCGAGGGCCTCGAGGCCTCCCTGATCGTCGGCATCGTCGCCGCGTTCCTCGTCCAGCGCGGGGAGCGGCGCGCCCTGCGCCCGGTCTGGGCGGGGGTCCTGCTCGCCGTCGCGCTGTGCGTCGGCGCCGCCGCCGCCCTGCAGGCCGCCACCCGGCAGCTGCCCCAGCGCCAGCAGGAGCAGCTGGAGACCGTCCTCGCCCTGGCCGCCGTGGCGGTGGTCACGTACATGATCGTCTGGATGACCCGGCACGCCCGCTCGATGCGGGCCGACCTCGAGCACGCCGCCACCTCCGCGCTGGGCAGGGGGTCCTCCCGGGCGCTGGTCGCGATGGCCTTCCTCGCCGTCCTGCGCGAGGGGCTGGAGACCTCGGTCTTCCTCCTGGCCACGTACCGCGCCTCGGGCCGCCACGTCGAGGGCGCGCTCGGCGCCTCCCTCGGCCTCCTGCTGGCCGTCGCGCTGGGCTACCTGGTCTACCGCGGCGGCGTCCGCCTCGACCTCGGCCGGCTGTTCCGCGTCACCGGCGTCCTCCTCGTCCTCGTCGCGGCCGGGCTGGTCGTGTCCGCCGCCCACACGGCCCACGAGGCGGGCTGGCTGCTGGTCGGCCAGCAGCGCGCCCTGGACCTGTCCGCGCTGGTGGAACCCGGCACCGTCCGCGCCGCGCTGTTCACCGGCGTGCTCGGCTGGCAGCCGCGTCCCACCGTGGCCGAGGTCGTCGGCTGGCTCGCCTACGCGCTGCCCGTGCTCGTCGTCGTCCTGCGGCCCCGGGCCACCCCCACCCCCGCTCCCCGCTCCGTCCCCGCCTGA
- the ilvA gene encoding threonine ammonia-lyase IlvA, translating to MSLDAVPAPAPPDAPPRAADVEAAAERLSRVVTRTPLATSARWSAALGAHVRVKREDLQVVRSYKLRGAYNLVSQLTDEQRGRGVVTASAGNHAQGLAYACAALRVRGRIYVPRTTPRQKRDRIAALGQEFVETIVLGDTYDDSAAAALEDAERTGATMVPAFDDARTVAGQGTVAVEVFEQLEQLGEGPPDVVVVPVGGGGLLAGVLAWVRERHPQVRVVGVEPAGAPSMAAALAAGRPVRLEHLDTFVDGASVRRVGDVPHAVVAGHEVELVAVPEGAICVEMLAMYQTDGIIAEPAGALATAALAEAVRVEPGQSVVCVVSGGNNDISRYAEIIERALVHEGRKHYFLVEFPQEPGALRRFLDEVLGPDDDVTLFEYVKRNNREFGPALVGIEIPGKDDLPGLLARMEAAPPSFERISATDPLYRYLL from the coding sequence ATGTCGCTCGATGCCGTGCCCGCTCCCGCCCCGCCCGACGCACCGCCCCGGGCGGCGGACGTCGAAGCGGCGGCCGAGCGGCTGTCCCGGGTCGTGACCCGCACCCCCCTCGCCACCAGCGCCCGCTGGTCGGCCGCCCTGGGGGCGCACGTGCGCGTCAAGCGGGAGGACCTCCAGGTCGTGCGCTCCTACAAGCTGCGCGGGGCCTACAACCTGGTCTCCCAGCTCACCGACGAGCAGCGCGGGCGCGGGGTGGTCACCGCGAGCGCCGGCAACCACGCCCAGGGCCTGGCCTACGCCTGCGCGGCCCTGCGGGTGCGCGGACGCATCTACGTGCCGCGCACGACCCCGCGCCAGAAGCGGGACCGCATCGCCGCCCTGGGCCAGGAGTTCGTGGAGACCATCGTCCTGGGCGACACCTACGACGACTCCGCCGCCGCGGCGCTCGAGGACGCCGAGCGCACCGGCGCGACGATGGTGCCCGCCTTCGACGACGCCCGGACGGTCGCGGGGCAGGGCACGGTCGCGGTCGAGGTCTTCGAGCAGCTCGAGCAGCTCGGCGAGGGCCCGCCGGACGTGGTCGTCGTCCCCGTCGGCGGGGGCGGGCTGCTGGCCGGGGTGCTGGCCTGGGTCCGCGAGCGGCACCCGCAGGTGCGGGTCGTGGGGGTGGAGCCCGCGGGGGCGCCCTCGATGGCGGCGGCGCTGGCCGCCGGTCGTCCGGTGCGGCTGGAGCACCTGGACACCTTCGTCGACGGCGCCTCGGTCCGCCGCGTCGGCGACGTCCCGCACGCCGTGGTGGCCGGTCACGAGGTGGAGCTCGTCGCGGTGCCCGAGGGGGCGATCTGCGTGGAGATGCTGGCGATGTACCAGACCGACGGGATCATCGCCGAGCCCGCGGGGGCGCTGGCCACGGCGGCGCTGGCGGAGGCGGTCCGCGTCGAACCGGGCCAGAGCGTGGTCTGCGTGGTCTCCGGCGGCAACAACGACATCAGCCGCTACGCGGAGATCATCGAGCGGGCCCTCGTCCACGAGGGCCGCAAGCACTACTTCCTCGTGGAGTTCCCGCAGGAGCCCGGTGCGCTGCGCCGCTTCCTCGACGAGGTGCTCGGCCCGGACGACGACGTCACGCTCTTCGAGTACGTCAAGCGGAACAACCGCGAGTTCGGGCCGGCCCTGGTGGGCATCGAGATCCCCGGCAAGGACGACCTGCCGGGGCTGCTGGCCCGGATGGAGGCCGCTCCCCCGTCGTTCGAGCGGATCTCGGCGACGGACCCGCTGTACCGCTACCTGTTGTAG
- the efeB gene encoding iron uptake transporter deferrochelatase/peroxidase subunit: MNPVRPTRRGVLTGAAVVGAAGLGAGASALAGREAAATPGATRTVPFHGARQAGITTPAQDSLVFAALDVTTSRAGELADVLQRWSEAAATMATGAPVGGPGGLGGAADEPPLDTGEAHELPPANLTVTLGYGPSLFDGRFGLAGRRPAALEELPALPGEQLDPTRCGGDLCLQACADDPQVAFHAVRNLVRIGRGVVAVRWVQLGFGRTATTSAGQPTPRNLMGFKDGTANLRAEDTAGLDRHVWVGGEGAPAADQEWMRGGTYLVARRIRMLVEAWDRAPLGEQERVIGRAKVSGAPLTGTSEFDPPDLARTSATGEPVIDVAAHMRLAAPETNGGARILRRGYSYTDGLDLTTGQLDAGLFFICFGNDPASQFVAIQRRLGARDGLTEYLKHTGSAIFACPPGTAEGESWGQGLFT; the protein is encoded by the coding sequence GTGAACCCCGTCCGTCCCACCCGCCGCGGCGTCCTCACCGGCGCCGCGGTCGTCGGCGCGGCCGGCCTCGGCGCGGGCGCGAGCGCCCTCGCCGGGCGCGAGGCCGCCGCCACCCCCGGCGCCACGCGCACCGTGCCCTTCCACGGCGCGCGGCAGGCGGGCATCACCACCCCCGCCCAGGACTCCCTGGTCTTCGCCGCCCTCGACGTCACCACCAGCCGGGCCGGGGAGCTCGCCGACGTCCTGCAGCGCTGGAGCGAGGCCGCCGCGACGATGGCCACCGGCGCCCCGGTGGGCGGGCCCGGGGGGCTGGGCGGCGCGGCGGACGAACCGCCGCTGGACACCGGGGAGGCCCACGAGCTGCCCCCCGCCAACCTCACCGTGACCCTCGGGTACGGCCCGTCGCTGTTCGACGGGCGCTTCGGACTGGCCGGACGCCGCCCCGCGGCGCTGGAGGAGCTGCCCGCCCTGCCCGGGGAGCAGCTCGACCCGACCCGCTGCGGCGGCGACCTGTGCCTGCAGGCCTGCGCCGACGACCCCCAGGTGGCCTTCCACGCCGTCCGCAACCTGGTGCGCATCGGGCGCGGGGTGGTCGCGGTGCGCTGGGTGCAGCTGGGCTTCGGGCGCACCGCGACGACCTCCGCGGGACAGCCCACCCCGCGCAACCTCATGGGCTTCAAGGACGGCACCGCCAACCTGCGGGCCGAGGACACCGCCGGGCTCGACCGCCACGTCTGGGTCGGCGGCGAGGGGGCGCCGGCGGCCGACCAGGAGTGGATGCGCGGCGGCACCTACCTCGTGGCCCGCCGCATCCGCATGCTCGTCGAGGCCTGGGACCGCGCCCCGCTGGGGGAGCAGGAACGCGTCATCGGGCGCGCCAAGGTCTCCGGGGCGCCGCTGACGGGCACCTCGGAGTTCGACCCCCCGGACCTGGCCAGGACCTCCGCGACGGGGGAGCCGGTCATCGACGTCGCCGCGCACATGCGGCTGGCCGCCCCGGAGACCAACGGCGGCGCGAGGATCCTGCGCCGCGGGTACTCCTACACCGACGGTCTCGACCTCACCACCGGTCAGCTCGACGCGGGGCTGTTCTTCATCTGCTTCGGCAACGACCCGGCGTCGCAGTTCGTCGCCATCCAGCGCCGTCTCGGCGCGAGGGACGGACTCACCGAGTACCTCAAGCACACCGGTTCGGCGATCTTCGCCTGCCCGCCCGGCACCGCCGAGGGGGAGAGCTGGGGCCAGGGGCTCTTCACCTGA